One window from the genome of Salvelinus namaycush isolate Seneca chromosome 19, SaNama_1.0, whole genome shotgun sequence encodes:
- the LOC120063689 gene encoding carboxypeptidase N subunit 2-like, which translates to MLQSQMRCAGGEPSAASKSPPGFYVTWLSILYYVNIVPNNGQLFIWIKRHIKNVVYFGLVADRGIVLTAGVLDYVSTLSTYIYLRRHMKRMEESSSSFSQPQLQSQMRVTVTVLQHSGIFGEVGHVGLHVLMRMASSTSVFYHTKIVPNQRPLSVWTADSIPKPAQAPVKSEQSRVNMLASPPRGIFSSTKNVPHNTEYLDLSRNLLTVLQAGSFGTLWSLRVLLLKDNNLSHVDDGAFSSLQGLRRLDLSRNHLSALGPGFSLGLESLTELLLDHNHLTVLESGAFHSLDSLQKLDLSSNLISTVKPRALGYLTGLRQLHLEGNHLTSLGSGLFSTLRSLEVLGLRGNLISSTEPGVFAPMSSLTLLDLALNRLSTLGYRTLLSIHTPSLHVLLEGNPWHCDCDLQRVFRKLSSIHRVFLDDYQELRCSQPTELKGRSMGEVDDELCVGETVTVLILTVTVVITVVAAIIMAEKNKKNSVAKNWEESVGLDTYCDNYN; encoded by the exons aTGCTACAGAGCCAGATGAGG TGTGCAGGGGGTGAACCTTCAGCAGCCTCTAAAAGTCCTCCTGGTTTCTATG TGACCTGGCTCAGCATCCTCTACTACGTCAACATTGTGCCTAACAACGGACAACTTTTCATCTGGATAAAGAGACACATCAAGAATGTGGTGTACTTTGGTCTGGTTGCAGACCGGGGTATTGTTCTAACTGCAGGGGTATTGGACTATGTGTCTACACTCAG CACCTACATCTACCTGCGAAGGCACAtgaagaggatggaggagagtagcAGCTCTTTCTCCCAGCCCCAGCTTCAGAGCCAGATGAGGGTCACAGTTACAG TACTACAACATTCTGGAATATTTGGTGAGGTTGGTCATGTTGGCTTGCATGTCCTCATGCGTATGGCGTCTTCTACCAGCGTCTTCTACCACACCAAGATCGTCCCAAACCAGCGACCGCTCTCCGTCTGG ACTGCAGACAGTATACCCAAACCTGCCCAGGCTCCAGTGAAGTCAGAGCAGAGCCGTGTGAATATGCTGGCCTCTCCACCCAGAGGGATCTTCTCCTCCACAAA GAATGTCCCCCACAACACAGAGTACCTGGACCTGTCCAGAAACCTGTTGACAGTGCTCCAAGCAGGTTCATTTGGGACCCTGTGGAGCCTGAGGGTGCTCCTTTTAAAAGACAACAACCTCAGCCATGTAGATGACGGAgctttctcctccctccagggTCTGAGGAGGCTGGACCTGAGCCGTAACCACCTTTCTGCCCTGGGGCCTGGCTTCTCCCTGGGCCTTGAATCCCTAACAGAGCTGCTGCTGGATCACAACCATCTCACCGTCCTGGAGAGTGGGGCCTTCCACAGCCTGGACAGCCTCCAGAAGCTGGACCTGAGCAGCAACCTAATCTCCACAGTAAAGCCCAGAGCCCTGGGTTACCTGACTGGCCTGCGCCAGCTCCACCTGGAGGGAAACCATCTAACCTCCCTGGGTTCCGGCCTCTTCTCCACGCTGCGCTCCCTGGAGGTGCTGGGCCTTCGGGGGAACTTGATCAGCTCCACTGAGCCAGGAGTCTTCGCCCCTATGTCTTCCCTAACTCTGCTGGACCTGGCCCTCAACCGCCTAAGCACCCTGGGCTACAGGACCCTGTTGAGCATCCACACCCCCAGCCTCCACGTCCTGTTGGAGGGCAACCCCTGGCACTGTGACTGCGACCTGCAGAGGGTGTTCAGGAAGTTGTCCAGCATCCACAGGGTCTTCCTGGATGACTACCAGGAGCTGAGGTGCAGCCAGCCCACCGAGCTAAAGGGCAGGTCCATGGGAGAAGTGGATGATGAGCTGTGTGTCGGAGAGACTGTGACAGTGCTCATTCTGACGGTCACTGTGGTGATCACCGTGGTAGCTGCCATTATCATGGcggagaagaacaagaagaataGCGTGGCCAAGAACTGGGAGGAGAGCGTGGGGCTGGACACCTACTGTGACAATTACAATTAA